A DNA window from Halomicrobium mukohataei DSM 12286 contains the following coding sequences:
- a CDS encoding arsenate-mycothiol transferase ArsC yields the protein MADVRLAFVCVQNAGRSQMSTAFAERERDRRDLGHVVEIRTGGTHPADHVHEEVIDVMDEIGIDISDRTPREISTAELDACDHVATMGCSTLDLDATVDVRDWALDDPDGQDLDEVRAIRDEIEDRVAALFDEIEAEIDE from the coding sequence ATGGCCGACGTTCGCCTCGCGTTCGTCTGTGTCCAGAACGCCGGCCGCTCGCAGATGTCGACGGCCTTCGCCGAGCGCGAGCGCGACCGTCGGGACCTCGGTCACGTCGTCGAGATCCGTACCGGCGGCACTCATCCGGCCGACCACGTCCACGAGGAGGTGATCGACGTGATGGACGAGATCGGCATCGACATCTCGGACCGGACACCGCGCGAGATCTCGACCGCCGAGCTGGACGCCTGCGACCACGTCGCAACGATGGGCTGTTCGACGCTCGATCTCGACGCCACGGTCGACGTGCGCGACTGGGCGCTGGACGATCCGGACGGACAGGACCTCGACGAGGTGCGTGCGATCCGCGACGAGATCGAAGATCGGGTCGCCGCGCTGTTCGACGAAATCGAGGCGGAGATCGATGAGTAA
- a CDS encoding ArsR/SmtB family transcription factor: MAEQSDRLERLLTRELGECCDGDVEDRVESIESHAATIPSDPEADLAALATLSNDTRYRIARLLSAADEELCVCEISPVVDVSESAISHALSDLREAGLVSRRKDGTWRYYEATARTTALLSALDETRGEV; this comes from the coding sequence ATGGCCGAACAATCTGACCGACTGGAGCGACTCCTCACGCGGGAACTCGGCGAGTGCTGTGACGGCGACGTCGAGGACCGCGTCGAATCGATCGAATCGCACGCAGCGACGATCCCGTCGGATCCCGAGGCCGATCTGGCGGCACTGGCAACGCTAAGCAACGACACCCGCTACAGGATCGCACGGCTGCTGTCGGCCGCCGATGAGGAACTCTGCGTCTGTGAGATCAGTCCTGTCGTCGACGTCAGCGAGAGCGCGATCAGTCACGCGCTGTCGGACCTCCGAGAGGCGGGGCTCGTCAGCCGACGCAAGGACGGGACCTGGCGCTACTACGAGGCGACAGCGCGGACGACGGCACTCCTGTCGGCGCTGGACGAGACGCGAGGTGAGGTCTGA